TATCCGTGTAATGGGCGGTTCTACCAGAAGATATGCTAATATTGGTGATATTATCGTTGCTTCCGTTAAAGATGCAACACCAGGCGGTGTTGTAAAGAAGGGCGATGTTGTAAAGGCCGTTGTGGTACGTACTGTTAAAGGCGCACGCCGCAAAGACGGTTCTTATATCAAGTTCGATGAGAACGCTGCAGTTATTATCAAAGATGACAAGACTCCAAGAGGAACTCGTATCTTTGGACCAGTTGCAAGAGAATTGAGAGAGAAACAGTTTATGAAGATCGTTTCTCTGGCTCCAGAAGTATTATAAGGAGGTGTCCACTGTGCATAAGATCAAAAAAGATGACCTGGTGAAAATTATCGCAGGTAAAGATAAAGACAAACAGGGTAAGGTTCTTACCGTTGATACAAAGAATAGCACTGTGCTTGTGGAAGGCTGCAACATGGTTACAAAGCATTCTAAACCAGCTCCTGGCAACCCACAGGGCGGTATCATTCATAAAGAATCTCCAATCCATATTTCCAACGTAATGCTGGTAGTTGACGGAAAAGCAACAAGAGTTGGCTTTGAAGTAAAAGACGGCAAAAAAGTACGTGTTGCAAAAGCAACAGGTAAAGTAATCGACTAAGGGAAGAGAGGAGGAACAGAAAATTGGCTAGATTAAAAGAAATTTACCAGAATGAGATCGTAGACGCTATGATCAAAAAGTTCGGATATAAAAATATCATGGAAGTGCCTAAGTTAGATAAAATTGTTATCAACATGGGCGTTGGTGAAGCAAAAGACAATGCTAAGGTTCTGGATGCAGCTGTAAGAGATTTAGAGATCATCTCCGGGCAGCACGCAGTAACAACCAAGGCTAAAAAGTCTGTTGCTAACTTCAAAATCAGAGAAGGCATGGCTATTGGATGTAAAGTTACTCTCCGCGGCGAGAAAATGTACGAATTTGCTGACCGTTTAATCAATCTGGCTCTGCCACGTGTACGTGACTTCAGAGGCGTTAATCCTAACGCATTTGACGGAAGAGGAAACTATGCCCTTGGTATTAAAGAGCAGCTTATTTTCCCTGAAATCGAATATGATAAGATTGACAAGGTTAGAGGTATGGACATCATCTTTGTTACAACAGCAAAGACAGATGAGGAAGCCCGTGAACTTTTGACATTATTCAATATGCCATTTTCAAAATAATTAGGAGGATTTATCCATGGCTAAGACTTCAATGAAAGTAAAGCAGCAGCGCAATCCAAAATTCTCCACCAGAGAATATAACCGTTGCAGAATTTGTGGCCGTCCACATGCGTATTTGAGAAAATACGGTATCTGCCGTATCTGCTTCCGTGAACTGGCATACAAAGGCCAGATTCCAGGTGTAAAGAAAGCAAGCTGGTAATCAAAAATCAGCTTGGCGAGCGCCGGCCGTAAGGCGAAGTGTGAACATCCCCATTTAGCTGTGGGGGAGAATCAAGATAAACAGGATTAAGAAAAGGAGGCAATCTCAAAATGACAATGAGCGATCCAATTGCAGATATGCTTACAAGAATTCGTAATGCCAACACTGCAAAACACGATACAGTAGATGTACCTTCTTCTAAAATGAAATTAGCAATCGCTGATATTCTGGTAAAAGAAGGATATATTAAGAAATATGACATTGTAGAAGATGGCGGATTCCAGACAATTCGTATTGCTTTAAAATATGGCAAAGACAAAAACGAAAAAATCATTACAGGAATCAAAAGAATTTCCAAGCCAGGTTTACGTGTATACGCAAACACTGAGGAGATGCCAAAAGTACTTGGCGGTTTAGGAATTGCAATCGTATCTACAAACCAGGGCGTTGTTACAGACAAAGAAGCAAGAAAACTTGGCGTAGGCGGAGAAGTTCTGGCATTTGTTTGGTAGTGCAAGATCGTTCGTAAAGTTTAGCTGAACGAACTTCTTATATATTATAACAACTGAAAACAGAAAGGGCGCAGATGCCCTTTCCGAAAATCTAAGTAGGAGGTAAATGGCATGTCACGTATAGGAAGAATGCCAATCGCGATCCCAGCAGGCGTAACTGTTACTATCGCAGAGGACAACAAAGTGACTGTAAAAGGTCCAAAGGGAACACTTGAAAGAGTATTACCTGCAGAAATGACAATCAAAGAAGAAGATGGTCATATCGTGGTTACAAGACCAAATGATTTAAAGAAAATGAAATCTTTACACGGTCTTACAAGAACCCTGATCAACAACATGATTCACGGTGTTACAGAAGGGTATGAGAAAGTACTGGAAGTTAACGGTGTTGGTTACAGAGCTCAGAAGCAGGGCAAGAAGTTAACACTCCACCTGGGATATTCTCATCCAGTTGAGATGGAAGATCCAGAAGGTATTGAGACTGTACTTGACGGACAGAACAAGATTACAGTAAAAGGTATCAGTAAAGAAAAAGTTGGCCAATACGCTGCTGAAATCAGAGACAAGAGAAGACCTGAGCCAT
The window above is part of the Lachnoclostridium edouardi genome. Proteins encoded here:
- the rplN gene encoding 50S ribosomal protein L14 — translated: MIQQETRLKVADNTGAKELLCIRVMGGSTRRYANIGDIIVASVKDATPGGVVKKGDVVKAVVVRTVKGARRKDGSYIKFDENAAVIIKDDKTPRGTRIFGPVARELREKQFMKIVSLAPEVL
- the rplX gene encoding 50S ribosomal protein L24 — its product is MHKIKKDDLVKIIAGKDKDKQGKVLTVDTKNSTVLVEGCNMVTKHSKPAPGNPQGGIIHKESPIHISNVMLVVDGKATRVGFEVKDGKKVRVAKATGKVID
- the rplE gene encoding 50S ribosomal protein L5, which encodes MARLKEIYQNEIVDAMIKKFGYKNIMEVPKLDKIVINMGVGEAKDNAKVLDAAVRDLEIISGQHAVTTKAKKSVANFKIREGMAIGCKVTLRGEKMYEFADRLINLALPRVRDFRGVNPNAFDGRGNYALGIKEQLIFPEIEYDKIDKVRGMDIIFVTTAKTDEEARELLTLFNMPFSK
- a CDS encoding type Z 30S ribosomal protein S14, whose translation is MAKTSMKVKQQRNPKFSTREYNRCRICGRPHAYLRKYGICRICFRELAYKGQIPGVKKASW
- the rpsH gene encoding 30S ribosomal protein S8; translation: MTMSDPIADMLTRIRNANTAKHDTVDVPSSKMKLAIADILVKEGYIKKYDIVEDGGFQTIRIALKYGKDKNEKIITGIKRISKPGLRVYANTEEMPKVLGGLGIAIVSTNQGVVTDKEARKLGVGGEVLAFVW
- the rplF gene encoding 50S ribosomal protein L6 — protein: MSRIGRMPIAIPAGVTVTIAEDNKVTVKGPKGTLERVLPAEMTIKEEDGHIVVTRPNDLKKMKSLHGLTRTLINNMIHGVTEGYEKVLEVNGVGYRAQKQGKKLTLHLGYSHPVEMEDPEGIETVLDGQNKITVKGISKEKVGQYAAEIRDKRRPEPYKGKGIKYADEVIRRKVGKTGKK